The sequence ATAGAGTGCGCCACCCGCGAAGGTGCGCTTGGCCACGTCAGACGCCACCACCACCACATGCCCGCTCCCTTGCGCTTTGAGCGTGGGCAGGGCGGCTTTGGTCAGCACAAACGTGCCTTTTACGTTGGTGGCCATCACGGCGTCCCACTCGTCGACGGTCAGCTCATCGACCGGCTTGAAAATGCCGAAACCCGCGTTGTTGATCACGACGTCGATGCGGCCAAACCGATCGAGCGCCGTCTGTACCACGGCTCCCATGTCGGCTTCGCTGGCGACGTCACCCGCCAGGCCGATCAGGCTGCCTGTACCCAGCGTGGCGGCTTCGGTTTCCAGCGAGGCCAGTTCGTCGGCGTTGCGGGCGGTAGCCACTACATGGGCGCCGTTTTGAGCAAGCAATAAGGCCGTCGCCCGACCGATACCGCGCGACGCCCCCGAGATCAGAATAACTTTTTGTGCGATGTTCATGCGGTAAAAATAAGCGGGACCAGCGCGGAAGTGGATGACCTACGAATCCGTTTTGTCGGCTATCTTGAGCAGACAAGGCCTGTTGTACACCCAATGCCCCATTCGTCCCAATCCCCGTCGACTGCCCAGCCTACCCCCCTGGCGGCGATGAGTAACAGTATCGTCGTGGCGCTGATCGCCAACCTGAGTATGGTGATGCTCCATGAACTGGGGCACTTTCTGGTTGCCTATTCCCTGGGCCTAAACCCGCAGCTTCATCATAATTTCGTGTACATCGACCCCCACAACGTAGCTGACGCGCAATTGCTGTGGATTGCGGCGGCGGGG comes from Fibrella aestuarina BUZ 2 and encodes:
- a CDS encoding SDR family oxidoreductase — translated: MNIAQKVILISGASRGIGRATALLLAQNGAHVVATARNADELASLETEAATLGTGSLIGLAGDVASEADMGAVVQTALDRFGRIDVVINNAGFGIFKPVDELTVDEWDAVMATNVKGTFVLTKAALPTLKAQGSGHVVVVASDVAKRTFAGGALYTASKYAQEAFMGALRKEVRPHGIKVTGVYSGLVDSHFHAKGHGHETSKHYLQVEDMAESMLFIVSRPPHVVIDEFMVHPLTQEY